One Aphelocoma coerulescens isolate FSJ_1873_10779 chromosome 4A, UR_Acoe_1.0, whole genome shotgun sequence DNA window includes the following coding sequences:
- the LOC138110666 gene encoding basic proline-rich protein-like has translation MPGTTGASLGAPLGAGVGTFRGEAAGPSREGSRGAPPRAARPVRGRARPPRGNKARWEMQSSIQSPKNAPSSPPAPPPHPPPPRGTPALPAPPGQGGAASAAPSCAEGGSAEPRAAPLSRPDGAARPPPAAVSMPLRPPPPHLPPRVPPSRPPPSPACGRPPRERARGSRGAPTAAAAPPSAWCGSRPTAPSARARAPPTRPPPHYNPQRAPLSLRMRTIDKPPPPPPPPPCARRARPLPPRPTRTGHAGAARDTPSHTPRIARGGNTRGPPKIHPPTPPIPNPPSPHRPDFRPLPPPPPRSIVGAAGTAGRRRGERGGPRGAGEPRAHAGRGLSPAHSYRWVAAARAPQSAGRPHAPCTKPGVGGARPGARPPPRVARTGRH, from the coding sequence ATGCCCGGTACAACCGGAGCATCCCTGGGGGCACCGCTCGGCGCTGGCGTCGGCACATTCAGAGGGGAAGCAGCGGGCCCGTCCCGGGAGGGGTCTCGGGGCGCCCCGCCACGTGCTGCCCGCCCCGTCCGGGGCCGCGCGCGGCCGCCGCGGGGAAACAAAGCACGGTGGGAAATGCAGTCCTCCATTCAAAGCCCCAAAAACGCGCCAAGCAGCCCGCCCGCCCCCCCTCCGCACCCGCCGCCACCGCGAGGGACCCCGGCCCTCCCCGCgcccccagggcaggggggagcTGCGAGCGCAGCGCCAAGTTGCGCCGAGGGCGGCTCCGCAGAGCCGCGGGCGGCCCCTTTGTCCCGGCCCGACGGGGCAGCGcggccgcctcccgccgccgtGTCCATGCCGCTccggcccccccccccacacctcCCCCCCAGGGTCCCGCCGTCCCGGCCCCCGCCCAGTCCTGCCTGCGGGAGGCCGCCGCGGGAGCGCGCGCGGGGATCTCGCGGAGCcccgacggcggcggcggctccgccgaGCGCGTGGTGCGGCTCGCGCCCGACCGCCCCCTCGGCCCGCGCGCGCGCGCCGCCGACACGCCCCCCTCCGCACTACAACCCCCAGCGCGCCCCGCTCTCGCTGCGCATGCGCACCATcgacaaaccccccccccccccgccgccgccgccatgtgCTCGCCGCgcgcgccccctccccccccgccccacgcGCACCGGCCATGCGGGGGCGGCGCGAGACACCCCCTCACACACGCCCCGCATCGCGCGCGGGGGAAACACGCgtggaccccccaaaatccaccctccgaccccccccatccccaacCCCCCTTCCCCGCATCGCCCCGACTTTCGgcctctcccgccgccgcctccccggtCCATTGTTGGTGCCGCGGGAACCGCCGGCCGTAGACGGGGTGAGCGTGGGGGGCCCCGCGGTGCAGGGGAGCCGCGGGCCCACGCGGGACGCGGGTTAAGTCCCGCGCACTCCTACAGGTGGGTGGCGGCCGCTCGCGCCCCGCAGAGCGCTGGCCGCCCCCACGCTCCCTGCACCAAGCCCGGGGTCGGGGGTGCCCGTCCCGGtgcgcgccccccgccccgggtaGCCCGCACCGGCCGGCACTGA